tttttaaatcagtcaagaaaaaaaattatacaataaaaaGTGTTAAGGCAACCATTAAATGGTTAAGTTAACCATTAAATGGTTAAGCTAagcattttgaggaaaaaattatgGATATAGGATATCTTGTATCAGAATACATCCCAGAAGGGtcaagtatttaaatataaaaatgagagcactagaagaaaccaaaaggcattttttttttaatatcacagtGAGGAATACCTTCAAAGTATGAGACAAAATGCCAGccttcattattgttttaaataaattcaacaagggatgccagtcagttaagcgtctgccttctgcttgggccatgatttcagggtcctgggattgagtcccacattcagctcttttctcagtggggagcctgcttctccatctgctcctccccccgcttgtacacacgcacatgtgtgtgtatgtgtgtgtgagctctctctctctctctctctctccccctgacaaataaataaataaaatctttaaaaaaattttaaaaatatataaataaattcaacaaagaaaaaaaatctgcatggtGAAAGCCAATGTTATACActcaaaaaaaagataatcatgtcaagaaatgggcagaagacatgaacagacatttctccaaagacgatgtacaaatggctaacagacacatgaaaaaatgttcatcatcattagccatcagggagattcaaatcaaaaccacattgagataccacttcacaccagttggaatagccaaaattaagaagacagtagACAacttttggagaggatgtggagaaaggggaaccttcttacactgttggtgggaatataagttggtgcagccactttggaaaacagtgtggagattccttaggaaactaaaaacagagctaccctatgaccctgcaattgcactactgggtatttaccccaaagatacagatatagtgaaaagaagggccatctgtaccccaatgtttatagcagcaatggccacagttgccaaactggaaagaaccaagatgcccttcaacggacgaatggataaggaagatgtggtccatatacactaaggagtattatgcctccatcagaaaggacgaatacccaacatttgtagcaacatggacaggactggaagagattatgctgagtgaaataagtcaaccagagagagttatcatatggtttcacttacttgtggagcataaggaataacatggaggacattaggagaaggaaaagaaaagtgaattggggaaattcagagggggagacaaagcatgataacctgtggattctgagaaacaaactgagggtttgggaggggagagtgtagggggataggtgagcctggaggtaggtattaaggaggacacatattgcatggagcactggtgtggtgcataaacaatgaatcttggaacactgaaaaaataaaattaaataaataaaagcaccaaataaaaatgcacaggaaaatactgggagaaaaaaaaaagaccattgttataaaagtaaaaataaaaaataaaaaacacagggaGGGTACAATGCAAAGGGGTAACATGAAAGAGTTCCTTTGTGATGATGGAACAGTTCTGTGCCTCAATCGTGGCTACATGAACTGTACATGgaataaaattgtattaaatcACACATACATGAATGCAGGTTTGAAAAAGGGGAAACTGAATAAGATCTGTAGACTTCTTACTGTAATGCACCTGTATCAATTTCCCAGTCTCACTATCGTACTGCGGCTATGTAAGATACTACCATCGGGGGAGGCTAGCTGAAGGGCACCTATGACTCTGTACTGTCCTTACAACTTCCTGTGATTttataattacttcaaaataaggaaagttttaaaattaatatcggtatcaagaaaaattaaaataaaaaacactgaggGTAGGAGAATGTTTTGCCACTCATATCAAAAACAAAGAGTTAAATTTTCTAAGGTATAAAGAGCTCTTACcagccaataaaaaaaaaagcaaaaatcagggggcctgggtggctcagtgggttaaggcgtctcccttcggctcaggtcgtgattccagggtcctgggatcaggccctgcatagggctctctgctagacggggtgcctgcttccttctctctctctctgcctgcctctctgcctacttatgatctgtctgtcaaataaataaatgaaatctttgggaaaaaaaaaaagcaaaaattcaaatCTAAATGTAAGCAAAGATATAGACTGTCtacagaaaatacacacacaaatggctctaaacatataaaataataattaacctTACTCAAAATAGGAACCATACAAATGACAACTATACTAATAGGGCATTTTTTACCTAGATTGgcaaaaaagaaagtatgaaaatAAGTGCACTCCTAAATTGCTAATGGGGAAGTAAATTGATCCAAACCTATGTAGGGCAATATCTGTCAAAACTCGAAATGcaaggtgaggggatggggtcactgggtgatgggcattaggaatgcatgtgatgtaatgagcactgggtgttatatgcacctgatgaattactgaactctatatctgaaactatgatatactatatgctaattaaatttaaataaaataaattaattaaaaatattagaaatgcaCATGCCACTTGACCCAGTAATCTCATTTCATGGAATTTATCCTACAGTTAATTGACACATGTGCAAGATTGCTTATGTAGAAGATTCATACAACAGTGTAACACTGCCGTAATAGCAAAAGACAAGAAGCAACCTAAATGACCACTAACAGGTAATCAAAGACACTATGGTGCATCCTtgtcaaaacaaaaaccagaaaacctCAAAGTGAGGAAATGCTGTGTTCCCACATGTGTAGATCTCCAAGATATATTAAGTAGAAAGAGCAAGGAGCAGAAGAGCATGCATACTGTGCAGCCATCTGTGTAGAAGGACACAAGGAGAAAGGACATAGCTAAtaagttagttagttagttagttagttccTGGTGTGGAATACATAAGTAAGTACATAGGTAAGTTAGTGGAGTGGTCTGGTAGTTAACTATTAGTGGCTTTCTGCTATAGAATGAAATATCTCTAGAAGGACAGATACAAAACTGATGAGAATGCCTCAGAAGGAGAAGGTAGgagagagattttatatatatatatatatatatatatatatatatatataatatatgtattacctattaaaaataaatgtttaaagtaaaaatatggaaTAATCTCCACAGAGATTAGTTCATGAGTGCACTTTCACTCAGCAACATATACCCTAATCAGTAGGAAAATAACTTACAGTCTCAGAGGACATTAAAATTTCTCTCTACCAGGCATCCAGTTGTGAGTCAAATTCTGAAATTTGAACACTAGTGCCTTTGAGCAAAAACTTTTAAGCCTGCCTTAGAGGCACCCCACTCTAAATAGAagcttttctaaaattatttctagaaatGTTTGTATAGTAAATGGAGCAAgctatttcaaaataacttttaaacatAAGATTTAATAGGatgattctttaaaacaaaaaaaggttagTTTTTGGACACAAACTAAGTGAAATTCTTGAGTCTTCATTTTTCAGAACTCAAAGTACATGTTTATTCAATTCACATGTGACTTTGTGACTTgcttgaggaaaaacaaaaaagttccAGAGACAATTTGAAAATGTGGAAAATCACAATGTGTAATTCTAAAAGAGAATAAACATGGAAAAATTCTGGCTGCCACTTAGACCTCAGAGGGGAGAAAACTGAAGGCAGcacaatggaaataataatgagaaaagagaTGGGTTGGTATAAAGAAACCCTCCAGtagttttcataaaattaaaaccaaattctCCAAGGATGGTGAAGGAAAAAGGATCTCCACAGAAGGGAAGGCTATTAGACATAACAGCCCTGAGCACTGCCAGCTACAACTACCAACCTCTGGGGCTCCCATGGCAACCATTACATTATCTTCAAGAGGCATGCTCCTTCCCTATCCACAGCTCAGCCATAGACAcattttctcttcattccctGGGAGGCTACTGAGATCACATGTACTGTTAATCAAGATTTTTTAACCTAAAGCTGCCACATAATGAAGGGGATACAAAACAGAGAGTAgacaaaattttatattctgaatttcTGAACAATACTGGCTCTCTGAGCCCTGTGTGGCCCTATTTTAACAGCATCCCAAGGAAGGAATCTCATTCAGAATGCCCAGATTTgatttccctcctctccttcccaaaGGAAGAAGCCCAGAGTAGAATCCAATGGATATCTGCTTGTGACTGTATCTCCATGTAAGTGGGCACTGACTGGTTCAATCATCATCCAGGGCTTTGGACGCGACCATGACACCTAGGACAGCTGGAAGCCCCTGGCTAACAGAAGTAGCTACCTGCACAACCCTCAAAGCTGGAGGTTGCTGAGAATGAGGATGTAGCGATGGACGGATGTGCCCAGGTAGGTTAAAATCTGCCATGGCCAGTACCAGTCATTCTCTGAGGAGAAGAAACCCACACCATCAATGACCAGGGATGCAAAAGACAGAgcaaaaagaatgaggaaggagATGAGAGACTTCAGAGCTCTGGTGTGAGCCTGGCCACTGGGGTCCTGTGGGCTATGGGCGCTGTGCTGCGTTCTCCCTGTATGTCACCTCAGAGAATCAACAGCGCAATTGAGAACAGAAAGACAGGGCAGGGAACTGACAAGGTGATAAGTTTCAGGGGCAAGAAACAGTGAATTTCCAGCCTCCTGCTCCACTCCTGGTCATGTTCCCAggaaattttctaattaaaaatctttgataCACAGCGTGGTCTCCCCAAGAGAAGAGCAGGGTGATGCTGAAAGAGATCAGGAGAGAAGCCATGAAGAGCACTGACCCTGGCAACCTCCACTTCAGCCAAAGGAAAGTCGGGTGGGTGAAGTTAACAATCTTCATACAGAAGAGGACACTGAGCCAAGAGCTGAACCAAAAGGAGGCCGAGTTCAGGAAGTCCCAGTGGAGACCAATGAGCTGCCGCGCAGGACCACTGCTGTACTCATTCAGGTAGAGGAAGTAGTAGAAGCTGTTCACCATCCCAACCACTGCAGGCAGAAGTGAGAGGCACCCAAGCTAATGAGAATCATGTCAGAGGGAAGCGGCCTCCCACGCCACATCATTTCACTGCTCAGCACCAGCACAATGAAGCCATTGGCCAGGATTCCCaggagacacagaaggacaaagagGAGCATGAAGAAGGCTGAGAGTGCTGGCTACATTTTCGCCCCTCCAAACACCACTCTGAGCCTTGTGTCTTGCTCCCTGgcctcctccctacccccacccacagCCCCTCTTTTGATCTTTCCTGGGAGCCTGAGAAGACTGCTCAGGCTCTACATCTGAACCACAGCTCACTTAGAAGACAAATGCTCAGGCTACAGGGGAAAGATGAGCTCAGTTCAGTGAGGATGCAAATTTCCCAAGGGTTCAGTTACCAGCAGCCCCTGATTTGCCTTCTCTGGTTTTGCCTGCATGCTACCATCATTAGCATCAATGTAGAAGGTTTTTCAGTGTCTCTGTGAGTGAGTTCCATCCTTTTTACTTCCCCTTTGGGCCCTATAAACATAACCTCTCCCATCAGATCATTCTTAAGACGTCAAGTATATAGGTAACAAGTATATGGCACTTTCATGGCTAAGACCTAAGCAAAACAGTGATGACAGACAAGTCTGTCTCTAGCTGAGCTTCCCTGTTACACATCCACTTCATCTACAAGTAGTCATCCCCTTTAAGGTCAAAAGCCTTGGTCCACATTTCTACCATGTAGAAATCCTTCATGAACTTAAATCTTTCATGGACTCTGAGGTATAAATGATTGATAATGGTTTAAACTGGTTTTATGTTGCAGTgagagaattcatttccttgtggttGTGGAAATGTGGTCCACATTTCCTTGTGGTTCCGTGTGGAGAGAATTCATCTCCTTGTGGTTGTTCCTTGTGGACTGAGAGCCATCCGCTTCTTGCTGCATGTTGGTTGAAGGCTGCCTCAGATCCTGGTGGCCACAGGTGGTCTTTGCCAAGTGAGCTGCTTCAACATGGCACCTTATTGCATAGACACCAAACACAGTCTATAGACAGAGCTGGCTAGCAAGACGGACTCTCAAATAGCACAGTATAATCACAGAAGTAACATCACCTTTACCATAGTCTATTGCCTAGAAGCAAGTCCAGTCTGTAGGGACACTCAAAGGGCAAGGTGTTACAAAAAAGTGAAGATCCCAAAGTTGGAGGTCATGGGAAACCATCTTAGAGTCTATCTGCCACACTAAGATACCATAGCATACAAGGTGTGTGTGCTGTCCTGTCCTCCAACACCAACATTAAAAGAGATCCCTATGAGAccatcttaaaaagcaaaactattttcttggaagaaaatatagtCAAGTTGATCTAATTTGTCCTTTCTCCACatttatttgaaactttttttatgtgtttccttTTGGATTGTGACCttgtaatgaaagaaaaatcattatgCAAATAATGTAAAAGTTGTCACAACCACAGTACCGGTGtagaattatattaaaatacataatccACAATAGAAAGAGAGATCTCACTGAAGTTGGGTGAATATGCATTTCTCCCACTCTCAGATCTATGTTGCTCAGTTTTTAcacattcactcagcaaatatttattgagcacttatatATACAGAGTACCTATTCTAGTCATTGCAGATAGAGCAATGAACCAAGGAGATGGGATTCCTGCTTCTATAGAATGTGCAGTCCAGTGGAAGGTAACTGACAATAAGAACACATATGAACAAGATACTTTCATGTAGTAATCAGTGCTGTGAAGAAAACAGATGAGTAAGATTACCAGAGAATATTTGGAGAGGGAAAAGTTGCTCCCTCAGACCTGCAGGCAGGGGAAGGCGTTCTCAGGGACATGCGCTAAGGGACCAAGCAAGTACAGTCTTTGCCATGTATGGCTGGCTGAACTCATAATATTATCAAGtcataatttcattcattcttagCCACCATATCTTCTAATTTTACCAAGTGAGGCCTTCTTCTGCCAGAGAATAAGGACTCCAGCAGGCCACACGTCTACATGTCTTACCAAACAGATTATCCCAAGATCACTTTAAGCTACAAAAACACCTCAAAAGAGAAACTGGGTGTTTCTGTCCAACACATGAATACAAAAATGACAAGACAGCTGCACCTTCAACCCCTCTGGGATTAGTTAATGCAGGTAGATAATGGAAAAGGGGCAGGGAGAGTCTTACTGGACTAGTTCCAAAGACTTGTACTTTTCACACCTAGCAGATATTGAATGCTGATTTTCCTTCATGACGAAATTTGGGGGCTCTGGAGGTTTCCCACTGGGCTATCTCTCTTGCAATTCCCTTTGATAGGGAGAAAGCATCTCTATTTGGGTGATCCCTTGAGACTCCTTCCTCAGCCCCTAAACATTTGCCGCCAAATTACTGCTTCTGGAATTTCCTTACTCCACTAGACAGTCCTATTGGTCAAACCTTAatatacccacacacacatgctctctccttTGGGACCCACAACTGGTGCCCTAGCTCTGCTACCACAGTTCTAATATGGCCACATTCTCCTGACTCTGCCCAAAAAATAACTAGTCTGTTTGTCTATCATTATCTTAATCCCACAAACAGAAAGACCTTAGCTTACTATATCTCCCAACTGAAGCAATAACAAAGCAAGTTTTATAAGTGGCCCCATGGAAGGTCTAGAGCACCACCAGGTTTGAGATAAGTCCTCCTTGGTGGAAGATGGACTGGGTTTCATTTCATagcttttctatatatttattcctcacaaaatcctttcttttctactcTCTAACTCTTTCATTTTATCAAAGTGTGTCAGGAATTAAAACAGgtttatgcccattttttttgaaaacctgAATATTGTGAACTTCCGAAATCTCCTGTCACTAAATCTTTGCACCTAGAAGAAATTTCAACTTTTACTCGAAGGGCAAGATCAAGAAAGTCATGTTGGTCATGGTAAGAAATTGGAATGTTATTGTAACATAATAGAAAGCCACTAGAGAGTTTTAAACAAGGGAATAGCATAACCTAATCTATGTTTTTAAACAGATCCTTTGGAGAATGGAATTGGGAAGGCAAAAGGATAGAGGAGAGCAGTCAGAGGCTATTGCATTAGTCTATGCATGGGCAGACACAAGCTTGATCCCACGTGGGAGCACTGGAGGTGGTGAGCAGTGATAAAATTCTGGCATATTTTGAAGACATTTAGTAGGATTTGCCTGATATggggatgaaagaaaaagaggaatcaagggggtgcctagatggctcagtcagttaagcatctcacttcagctcaggtcatgctcccagggtcctcgAATCAAGACCTgcttcagggtccctgctcagcaggagtctgcttctctctctctccctctgcttctctcccactgcccctccttgCAGtgtgcttgctcactcactctctctttccccaaataaataaaaaaatctttaaaaaaataagaggaatcAGGATGGATCCCAAATTTTTTACTACACTCACTGGGAGAATTTATGGAGTTATCTACTGAGATGAAGAGCATGTTTGTGGGAGGAACTCAGTTTGGTCATGTGAAGTTTGAGACAGCTCTTAGATATCTAAAATGAGGCATGCGGCAACAATTAAAATGTAAGTCTGGATCTCAGTAAGGCTGGAGTAACAGGTTTGGGAGTCATCAACACTGACTTGGTATTTAAAGCCATTACATTAGATGAGATCTTGTGGGAAAAACGTGTAGATGGAGACTACAAGAGGCTGGGAGTGAGCTTTCCACCTTCAGTTTTGAGGGGCAGAAAGCCAAAGGGTACAGCAGAGGAGATTTGGTTGAGACTGATATTCGAAAGCAACTCTGCTCTCCAGCCTCATGCTCAGGAataagagaaggaggaagcaaatGGAGAGGAGGGTGACACAGGAATGAGAACTATGCTGAATAGATCCTAGTTCTGCATGGTGATCtaatcaagggttgcatgctgTGTGTTCTGGGGAGATGCCCTAAGGTAGATACTGTCAGTGTGTTCTAACTTTGAGAGGGCCTCTGGTCAGGACCTAAGCCAAGCCCAGCAGAATGTCAGTGTTGAAACTGTGCTTTACCCTCTAACTGCCTCAGCAGAGAAGTTCTACTtattattcatccatttaacAAAATCCATTCAGCAGGTACATCAGGCACTGGGCCAGGCACGTAGGCATGAAGACCATTtttgagggagaaggacaagtagACATATGACAATTtcatataataaatgataaaataataactaatatttactcAGTGCTGCTATGCATACCCATGTActtttaagtgctttacatatgttAATATTTGATACTCATAAAAACTCAAAGAGTATCAAAAATGGTGCTGAGACACTAGAAATCcacacacaaaagagaaattagacaccatacacaaaaatgaactcaaagtaGATCATAGGACcaaatataagacctaaaactttaaaattcttagaggaaaacataggagtaaatcttCACGACCTTGGGTTAGACAAATCCTTCTTAGGACATCAAAAGCACAGGTGACTAAAGGAAAATAGGTaagataggttaaaaaaaattagttggatTAAAGCAAAGTTTAAAGACTTTTGTACTTCCAAGGATACCATCAACAAAGTCAAAAAACCGgagattggaagaaaatatttgcaaatcatatatcttcTAAGGAACTCacatctggaatatataaagaacatttattacCCAACAATAAAAGGACATAACCCAATTTAAAGTGGGCAAAGGATTGTAatagacacttccccaaagatgACATACACATGGCCAGTAAGCATACAAAAGATGTTCTACATTATTAGTTACTATAAAAAGGCAAATCAAAGcaatgacataccacctcacatccATTAGTGTGGCTAAAACCAAAAAGATGAGCAAGTGTTCAAAAGAATAGAGAGGAATTGAACCCTTCATGCACTGCGGGCGGGATTACAGAAAATGGTGCTGCTGCCTTGGAAAACTGCTTGGTGTAGCTCCTTACAGTGTTATAcacagttaccatatgatccagaagtTCCATGTCCAGCTATACAGACTATCTTCAATTTACCATTATCCTCAATCAATGGGGTTATGTCTGGATAAATCCATCATAAGTGAAAAATACTGCAAgttcaaaatgcatttaatataccTAATATAtcaaacatcatagcttagcctagaaAGCTCCAGGTGGGCAAAACTATCCAACACAaagtctattttataataaactgttgaatatctcatgtcaTTTATTGAATATGGtctatttatttcaatttcaaaagatcatattcaatatttattgaatatggatatggatatggatatgaatatgaataaatattgaatatgGTTTATTGAAAGTGTAAAACAGAATGGTTGTGTGGACATAGAATGGTGTTATcaaaggagtcaagatggtggaggagtagcaggctaagatgacatcaggtagcaggagttcagctagatagttatcaaaccgtTCCAAACACttacaaattcaacaggagatcagagagaagaagagcagcaattctagaaacagaaaatcgacctctttctgaaaggtaggacttgcagagaagtgaatccgatgcaacaggaagatagaccacagggggagggaccaactcccagcaagcagcagagcaacggagcacaaaattagaactttcaaaagtctgctccactgagggacgtcgctccagaggctaagtgggggtgaaGCCCTCGTGTGGACAGCATGATCTCAGGTccagcagggtcacagaaggatcggggttgTGAGTGTTGCAGAGGTCACAGGTATTAGACGGGGGAAGCCAGcttcagagacagagccaaggagtgagctctcaactcagggtaaCCTTTAACTGTTATgcgtggcacagtcagaccactgctctttgagaagggaccccacaagtggcagatctgggaaaAAACCCTGGAAGAGcaacaggaatctgctgggtttggagactccaaatggggctgtgcgccagagacagaaatactcggtcacaggctgggtgagctcggagcacggctggagaccagggagacaggagtgattgagcaccTTTCCCTGAGGGTACACTGAggggtggggccctgagctctggcTCCTCGGGGCCGGAGGGTGGGAGGTCACCATTTTCACTCCCATCTTTCAGAGCTCTACAGAAAACGCTCacagaacaaaagctcccaagagaaAACCAGAGCAGATCatttagcccagcccctggtaaagACAaagcaattccaccttgggcaaagacatttgagaatcactacaagagGCCCCTTCCCccgaagatcagcaagaatattcAGCCAAGACCACACTCACTGATCACGGAGAatagcggaattccagaggaggggaaagcaaagcatggaatttgtggttttctccccatgattctttagtttttcaaagttaattaaattttttaactttatttttttcttattctaatttttttaacttttaccctttcctcttttaatgttttttgaacaacctcaatgtgagacaggagttcatcaaaatctttgaggaaaatacaggcagcaacctcttcaacctcagcctcttcctaggaacatcaccaaagccaagagaagtaagggcaaaaatgaactactgagacttcatcaagataaaaagcttttgtacaacaaaggaaacagtcaacaaaaccaaaagacagctgacagaaagggagaagatatttgcaaatgacatatcatataaagggctagtatccaaaatctataaagaacttatcaaactcaacacccaacgaacaaataatccaatcaagaaatggacagaggacatgaacagacatttctgcaaagacgacatccagatggccaaaagacacatgaaaaagtgcttcatatcattcggcatcagggaactacaaatcaaaaccacaactgAGATAACACCGCAtgccaatcagaatggctaaaatgaacaagttaggaaatgacagatattggcgaggatgcagagaaaggggaaccctcctacactgttggtgggaatgcaagctggtgcaaccactctgggaaacagcatggaggttcctcaaaaagttgaaaatagagctaccctatgacctagcaatcgcaccactggttatttaccctaaagataacaaagataacaaatgtagtgatctggcagggcacgtgcacccaaatgtttatagcagcaatgtccacaatagccaaactatgaaaaaagaacctagatgtccatcaacatatgaatggataaagaagatgtggtgtttatgtgtgtgtatgtatatatatatatatatatatataatggaatactatgcagccatcaaaagaaatgaaatcttgccatttgcaatgacgtagatggaactagagggtatttttggcgaaataagtcaatcagagaaagacaattatcatatggtctccctgatatgaggaagttgagaggcaaagtggagggcttggggagggggggatagggaaggaaaaaaatgaaaaaagatgggattgggagggaaacaaaccataagagactcttaatctcacaaaataaactgagggtttctggggggagggggctagggagagggtggttcagttatggacattggggaagttatgtgctatggtga
This genomic stretch from Mustela erminea isolate mMusErm1 chromosome 11, mMusErm1.Pri, whole genome shotgun sequence harbors:
- the TAS2R41 gene encoding LOW QUALITY PROTEIN: taste receptor type 2 member 41 (The sequence of the model RefSeq protein was modified relative to this genomic sequence to represent the inferred CDS: inserted 3 bases in 3 codons; substituted 4 bases at 4 genomic stop codons) encodes the protein MXPALSAFFMLLFVLLCLLGILANGFIVLVLSSEMMWRGRPLPSDMILISLGASHFCLQXVGMVNSFYYFLYLNEYSSGPARQLIGLHWDFLNSASFWFSSWLSVLFCMKIVNFTHPTFLWLKWRLPGSVLFMASLLISFSITLLFSWGDHAVYQRFLIRKFPGNMTXEWSRRLEIHCFLPLKLITLSVPCPVFLFSIALLXSLRXHTGRTQHSAHSPQDPSGQAHTRALKSLISFLILFALSFASLVIDGVGFFSSENDWYWPWQILTYLGTSVHRYILILSNLQLXGLCRXLLLLARGFQLS